A single window of Cupriavidus pauculus DNA harbors:
- a CDS encoding PRTRC system ThiF family protein — MTFEHRIPAGMTTHAWKVAVVGAGGTGSALLPNLARLHHAMLELGHPGGIECTVYDDDTVSETNVGRQGFYPVDVGQHKATLIVNRLNNLMGTRWEARTRRIASDDRFVCDLVVGCVDTRGARKAILGAMQRGTGGYYLDCGNESDSGQVILGQVRGKAAERLPHVGDLFPELLDPKGDKADTAPSCSMADALQKQSLVINQAIAVQAYNLLWTLFRTGTLQYHGAFVNLTTGRTSTLPIDPPAWERFSYKPGAAKAKRKRQSV; from the coding sequence ATGACCTTCGAGCATCGAATCCCTGCGGGCATGACCACGCACGCCTGGAAGGTGGCGGTGGTCGGCGCCGGTGGCACCGGCAGTGCACTGTTGCCGAATCTTGCGCGGTTGCATCACGCCATGCTGGAGCTGGGGCATCCCGGCGGTATCGAGTGCACGGTCTACGACGACGATACTGTCAGCGAGACGAACGTCGGGCGGCAGGGGTTTTACCCGGTAGATGTTGGCCAGCACAAGGCCACGCTGATCGTGAACCGCCTAAACAATCTGATGGGTACGCGCTGGGAAGCGCGAACTCGCAGAATTGCAAGCGACGACCGCTTTGTGTGCGACCTGGTGGTCGGCTGCGTGGATACACGAGGGGCTCGCAAGGCTATCCTTGGGGCCATGCAACGCGGCACCGGTGGCTACTATCTCGACTGCGGCAACGAATCGGACAGTGGCCAGGTGATCCTGGGTCAGGTACGCGGCAAAGCGGCGGAGCGGCTTCCCCACGTGGGAGATCTGTTTCCGGAGCTGCTGGACCCGAAAGGGGACAAGGCCGACACGGCGCCGTCCTGCTCGATGGCCGACGCGTTGCAAAAGCAGTCGTTGGTGATCAACCAGGCGATCGCAGTGCAGGCGTACAACTTGTTGTGGACGCTATTCCGAACCGGGACGCTGCAGTATCACGGTGCCTTCGTCAATCTCACGACAGGGCGCACGAGTACGCTGCCGATCGACCCGCCAGCATGGGAGCGCTTCAGCTACAAGCCTGGCGCAGCCAAGGCTAAGCGCAAGCGTCAATCCGTTTGA
- a CDS encoding glycine zipper 2TM domain-containing protein gives MFKRFVALFLCSAMFTGCAVQQTSPNSYRSSEALRTGTVEVVTVVRVRQVTIVDSDGYTSANSGVPGIVGAVVGGLLGARVIGGGNGRYVAGALSGTVSSVAAQAVASRMNRRNGVEVIVRKEDGRQIVVTQDADQQFTTGEQLYLVAAAGNYRLSR, from the coding sequence ATGTTCAAGCGTTTTGTCGCACTTTTCCTTTGCTCCGCCATGTTCACCGGCTGCGCTGTCCAGCAGACGTCGCCGAACTCGTATCGCAGTTCGGAAGCGTTGCGTACGGGCACTGTGGAAGTCGTTACCGTCGTCCGTGTCCGCCAGGTCACGATCGTCGACAGCGATGGCTACACGTCGGCCAATAGCGGCGTCCCCGGTATCGTTGGGGCGGTCGTGGGCGGTCTGCTCGGCGCCCGGGTCATCGGCGGAGGCAATGGTCGTTACGTTGCCGGTGCGCTGTCCGGCACGGTGTCGTCCGTGGCGGCACAGGCGGTTGCAAGTCGTATGAACCGGCGCAACGGTGTGGAGGTCATCGTCCGCAAGGAAGACGGCCGCCAGATCGTAGTGACCCAGGACGCTGACCAGCAGTTCACCACGGGTGAGCAGCTGTACCTGGTCGCCGCAGCGGGCAACTATCGTCTCTCGCGCTAA